The Setaria viridis chromosome 2, Setaria_viridis_v4.0, whole genome shotgun sequence DNA window ATTTCTcccatgttttcctttttgtttttttccttccattcgCTATTTGCTTCATTTTATTTGGTGtgttatctttcttttttctttacattatttttttcatattttcttctgttcttttccctttctcttgggggattttcttttttacttgtttcttttctttgcacGGCAGGCTAATTTATATTATAATCTGTTTCGCGAATTCATACAACTCTATTATGACCATTATTTCTTCTTTTCTAcatttatttccttttctttttcaattcatttcacttcttttttatttttttattatcttttttcccttctttcTCCGATTTGTACTTATATGTATTACTCATTCATACATTCCTTTCCACGTAGGACTATGACCTTTGTCTATTTTTTTCGTTTTCTAAACTAGAAAACGCAtgcatatttttctattttatttctcttcttcttccttaatCTTCCATTTCACTTAGCCTTTCCTTGCTATCAAATACTTCTTTTCaattttcattttatttgttatccattatttatttattttattatttatccGCTTATTTCATCTTTTGTGTAGTTTCTGATATGCCCTTTGTTCCTCTATTAAAACTAATATTTTACTTTCTCATATATTATAATAACATATCGCTTATACTATTTTTAATCTTGATAAGTGGTTCCTTTTGAGTTTCTACTCTAGCATACACCAACTTATTTGGGACCGAAAAGGTTTTGATGTTGCACATGTGCATAATGTATGTTTTCCAAGTACAAATATTTTTGTTACATGAGTTAAATTTTGTTGTGCGAGTCCGTACAATTTCTCATTGTGTATAAATTTTATATTTGTaagtttgtataatttattcCATGTATAATATTTTGTTCCAAAATTCATGCCACTTGTTCCAATTTTATTCAAATTTATATCATTTATTCGATGCATACAATTTATTCGATGACTCGTATAATTTGTTTTGTATATACCTATATTTGTTCTGGGAgtttcatataatttgttcaatatgtataattatttttgcTCCGTGGGTTTAGTTAGTTTGTTCGATGCATACAATTGTTTTGTTCGATGACTCGTATAATTTTTTCTTCACCTGGGAGTTAGTTGAACCACCACTACACCACTCAATGAGTTGTGATTAGCATgatttagaaaaatatttaaatacttTCTTCCTGTTATGTTGATAATACTAactccattttatttttttttaattttcctcCTACACTTTACTATGtaattattcttttttatttctcatttttctttctctttgcccttaagttttcttatttttatcctttatttattctttttctagACAATCAAATGTTCTGTTCGTGATGCTCAATATTTTTGTTCACATTATATCGTTTTTTGTTCgtcatgtttaattttttgttcGCAGAAAATAGTCAGTTATTCGTAGAATCAGAACTAATTATTCTGCCATCAACAATAATAATTTGATTTGGTGAGTTCATAAAATTTGTTTTAGGTATATATATTTGAGAAAATTTTCCAACTTCCTAAAAagttaataaaaatatttatcaaatatACAAAGTGggtcttgttttgaagatcttgGTGGAATCAGAATATAATTTAGATGTAGAGTTCTATAGATTTTTTATATTCAAACTTTCTTTGCACGTGAGGGTGATGTCATCATTTTCGTCCTCTATTGCATTCCAAATATGCACCAGTTATATTTGTTTttgagtttgtataatttattttaagGGTATAACGTTTTTTCTTTGAGTTCATATATTTTGTTTGATGCGTATGATTGTTTTGTTCCGTGAGTTTGTAGAATTTGTTCTACGTGTATATATCTCACAGAAAATATACAACATTGattaaaaatatgaataaaaaaagttcGTCCAAATATAGTCAAGTGGGATCTTGTTTTGAAGTTTTTATTATCAGAAATCTAATGGTGTAatcggaatttaattttgatgctcGAATtaagatttatagttttttttaatttcaaacagtCTTGCATGTGAGATGACATCAGCAGTTTTATCTctttttgcatgcatgcacctgCTCAACGACAATCAACCCGCATTGAAATAGTATAGGAAAGCAACAAATCACATTCAAGCTGTCTAATTAGTGGGCCGACACGCGGCCCATCGCGAGTGATTTGTACTCCAGAGCGTGCTTATTGAGGTGATGGTCGCAGGTTTGTCGCCTCCAGCGACAGGTAGCCGCGCTCTGAAATTTTGGCTGCCATATTTTGTCACTCAAACAAGTGTCATCCTAAAACTTTTGCCCACATTTTGGCAATCAAATTTTGGCATGACTATGTTTTGACATGCCCTAATTTTGGCAGGGCATTCCCAACCAATCAGGCTCTCAGTcactctccagtctccactgTCCTGAGGAGGGTTTCACTGTTAGAAATTCCCCAAATCCTCACTCGATCTTGCTTCCTCGAAatcggccaccgccgccgtcgatcCCGGGCATCTCTATTTACATTATAGACCAAGTTCATATAACTTTCTTATCCAAATAATAGAAAATAAAGAAGCTTTAAGTTCCGTCAATGTGAACTCATTTAAAGTAATAAGAATGTCAATCGACACATTAAAATATAGTGGAAAAAATTCCAGCAGGAAGCGATATTACTTTGTGAAAACTTTTCTCCTATCGAAATAATAATCAATTGCATATTATTAATATTATAGCTTATAAACCTTGAGCTCCAACGAATGGAAGCTTCACTTGGTTTTTGTCTTAATCAACATTCGTGGAGGAAATATGGTACAGCTGGAAAGTTGtggagaaaaagaaatcaaaacAAAGTTTGCAGTTGGGAATATTAATTTCTTATCTTAAATAAGCTTCACGCCAATGGTAttgatttatttatttgaaaGGCTATCACATAATATGGTTTTTTGAAGATAGAAGGTGACAATTGCATGCACTTTGAATATAGCTAAACCAAAATACACAAAGTACATACCTTCCCTTTGTGTGTAGGTCAAGGTTCCCACAAAGTAAACATTCCCTTTGTGTGAACCTCAATATTTCCGCAAAGTAGACTTTCCCTTTGTGTGAATCCATTAGCAAAGAGTTTAGTCTTAATTCCAATAAGATGTACATTTAGTTTCCAGCCTATAGATTTATAGCTGTCTGGTAAAGTTACAAGCTCCCAAACACCTTCTTCCTCATTGAGTTTAATAGTTTCCTCATTGCTTCGATCAAGAGTTTTCATTAAGATTTATTTCCTTAAAGAAAATTGGTTCTTCCTCTAAACCTTAAATTTAGAGTGTGTTCCCATACAATACATATTGATCAGCTATGTATGATGGTTCAAGAATTCCTCCCACTTTTCCTAAGCATGTTAGTGATGGGTGCATGACATATGTTACCTTCAAGGGATATCTCTTCCTCAATGAGTATTAGTTCAAGTAGCATATCAGATGTGTCCATCCGTCCATCCGTGCTTCCTCGTGGTCGCGGTTTTCTCTCGAGCTCGCGCATTCCCTCCCTCACATCTCCATCTCGGTCCCCCGCTTCGCAGATTGCTCTCGGTGGCATGGACTGCTCCAAGAGGCGTGCGGGCGCCGATGGGCGACCTCCCTGTTGACCCCCTGGTGGAGATCCTCTCCCGCGTCCCTGCCAAGTCCGTCTGCCGGTTCAAGTGCGTGTCCAAGGCCTGGCGCAACCTCATTGCCGACCCTGACCACCAGAAGAAGCTCCCACAAGCCATGCAAGGATTCTTCTGCAAGACGCCCGACTAGTTCTCCGAGGCAAATAGTTTCAACTTCATCGACTTGACAGCGAGATCCGTGCCTCTGGACATCGATCCGGGCTTCTCCTTCCTGATGGAACTGCCTGGGATCCGGGTCCTCTTCTTCCTGGATTCCTGCAACGGGCTTATCCTCTTTGGGCACCACCAGGAATACTCTGGCACATCCCCTGGGGCTATATGTCGTGTGCAACCCGACCACAAAGGAATGGGAAGCCGTGCCTCCTTGCGGCTCTCCTAGTCCTGCACCGATAACCTACACCTACACCTACACCTACACCTAGGCCACGTTTAGTTCActtcaaaatcccaactttatcactatgcaaaaagaagattccccattacatcaaacttatggtacatacatggagtactgaatgtagacgaaatcaaaaactaattgcacagttttgtttactgaatgtagacgaaatcaaaaactaattgcacagttttgttgtactttgcgagacgaatcttttgagcctaattagtcaacatttggacaataattcacaaatacaaacgaaacgctacagtgttgctacagtaattttggaaccccaaagttgggcaactaaacaaggccctattTGGCTTTCAATCCGGCAGAGTTCCAGGTGGAGCACGGCGGGGAGTTTCTTTCTGTGCACGCCTACTCCTCTGAAACTGGGACCTGGACTGGCAACCAAATTGACGAACAAGGAGAGGAAGGGCACACTACTGGAGATTCTGCTCTCGGTTCCAAACCACCATGGGATCGGTTGGTAATAACTTGTTTTGCACAAAAACAAAGCCTCACATcatgcgcggttcgtgggattcgaacccacaacctcaagccaCGTGCGagccttccttgccatcccacccaTGCAATGCATGTGATGGAGGTAGATATACTGTAACCTGtggaggacctttagtaccggatcataacaccacctagtactaaaattgcccctttagtaccgggtggtgttatgagtAATCTATTGCCTTTGGCAGCATAATCTCTTCCAGCTGTTCCAGGGTAATGTCTGTGTGCAAGAAATGTTGCTACTTGCGGACTATCGTCACTATCTCAGAACTCCTATTTGCTGGCAGCATGTCCTCTAAAGATCCATGGGGTGAAAAGGTGATCCCATCTTTCAGACATGGATAATCTTGCAGAGAAATTAGGGCTTCAGATTGTGAGGTCTTCTGTTTTCTATACATAGGTAGTGAGACGTGGCAATGCAAATCAAAATGAATTACTGGTTCTAGCAAACCATCTGATAATCCTGCCATATCCATGTTGCTAAAACGTTGAACCTCATGCCATCAATGCTCcttcctcctttgtggttgatttagggaggtaaagggttagtgagaacccggctctttgtgagctcctcaacgtagacatagcttcctttgtggaagtgaacttcggtaaacaaatccttgtctcttgtgcttgttgtgttcttcgatttcATATTGACCTAGAAACTTGATTTAAGTCGATCTATTAATTTGTGTGGTTCCTTGCATATCTATCACCTGCAGTAGTCTCTACACTTCATTTacaatcttttgattcaaatagaattggcagattcaggttgcattttgaatttcgttCAGCTCACTCTCTATTGTCGAAAGTTCCAACCCTGTACCAGAAGTTCCGACCCATCGGAAGTTCCGGCACAgcgttggaagttccgacacatCTAATAATGCTGtgaagtttttcaggaaaaatttgaagtgagcctattcacccccctctaggcatcacaagatcctttcagaCACACGTGTGTAGTCTATCCCAGAACTATTCTTAGGTACCTTTTCCATGATATGCCACATGCAAAGTCTATGTGTTGTACCTGGTAGAATCTAAGCAATAGCAGCCTTCGTGCTCGCATCTTCATCTGTTATGATTAGATGAGATGCTACTCCACCCATAGCCTTAAGAAAGGTGTTAAACAACCATACATATGACTCGATCTTTTCATTTGCCAAGAATGCTACCCCTAGGAAAACACTTTGCAAGTGATGATTGACTCCAGTAAATGGCACGGAAATCATGTTATACTGGTTACTGGTGTATTTGAATCTACCGAAACCACATCACCAAAAACACTATAGTTTTTCCTGCATAAGGCATCTGCCCAAAACACACAAACAAGTCGTCCTTGTTCATCCACCATAAAGTCATAAAAGAATGCGGAATTTACTTCCTTCTTTTGCTCAAGTTGTGCCTCAAATATTTGTGCATCTGCATCCTTGATTTTGGTCTTAGGtcatggtaatagttttgcAAATCCCTCAGCGTGCACCCAACATTCTGAAACCCACCCTCAATGACATGGAGAAGTCTATATGCCTGTGAGGTGCCAATGCTAGCCTTATGACAATTGAACAAAGTACTCTTTGCCCTCTCACTAACATTACGGTTGGATCTTAGCAAATGCCTCTTATCGGGTGACACAAAACCATGGCTGTGCTCCTCAACAATTGAAGCTATCCGATACTTCTTGTCACTGCCAAGCTTGAGAACAATATGTGCCTCACAACCACATCTGGTTTCCATCACATTATGTGTATTTCTCTTTTTCCCAGATTCATCAATAACATTTTTTATGTTCTCCTTTCTGTACCCTTCCCTTGAACAATAATACCGCTTGATTAATATTTCCTCATTTTGCTTCTTGTGCTGACCAACACGAACGGAGAAACCAGCTTCATGTGCATACGATTTGTAAAATTTCTCCACATCTTTGAGCGTATCAAACATCATTCCAACCACAGGCTTCAAATgatccatggcggcggcctcaACACTTCTTCTTGTAAGTCCGACATCGTTGGTGTCGATGGAGACAGAATCAATGGCGACGATGGGATCAACGGCGATGACTGGAGAGAGGGTGTCCGTCCGCTACTCGTGCATAGGGTCATTCCCTgtccatggctgctgctgctctttcTACTCTTGGCTGTCCATGGCGACGTCTGGGCAGGGGCGAAGGGGCCACAGGTGGCGGTGAAGGGGCGGTGGCACCCACACCAAGCCGGCGGAGGGCCATGGGTGGCGGAGGACCACGGGCCTTGGGGGACCACGAGCCTCTGGGAGTCCGCAGCGAATCgcttggtggtggcggcgtctTTGGGAGTCCGGAGGGCAGGGGGGATTCGCAAAAAACCAATTTTGCATTGCTGGCTAGCGGGCAGTTAACTGCAAAATAACCCCACCGCTAACACTATCCATTGGATTAACATCTTGTGATCTTGATTAAGAGTTTCCAAGGTTGCACAGGGTATCTGGTTTCATTAATTTTGCAGTATCATTTCTTGAGAGACATGGACAAGATAATAAAAAATCCAAATTCTACGGTAGGCGTACTAGCTGGACCGGTGGACACGCAACAGGTGCACATATTTGTAGTTTCAGGATCCTTTTGCATAACCTTATCATTATGCATGTTGGTCCTATGAAAATTTGTGTTTACAACTTGTGAGTCACAAATTATGCATGAATACATTTTAATTAAAAAAGAGGGTTCTAGACAGCTCTACTCTTGCAAATTTTTTCTTATTAAAATGCATGAATACATTTTAATAAGAAAAAGAGGGCACACTATGTGCATTGAAACCAACTTGCTTACTTGCGGGTATAGACTTCTGATGACTCTACAGTTCCAATCCCAatgttgaaagttgaaacctATGTCAATGCTGGATAGTGATGTGAAGTTACTACATTTATGCAAGTTTGTTCAAGCGGTTTGAAGATTTATCTTTAGGTATTTGCTCCCGCTTCATTTCATGGAGTCCGTCTATACCATGCTTTATTGCacccactaccggaaacagtaaattcgccgagtgcaaAACGTGTGCCGAGTGcattttttcgggcactcggcaaacaccgtctttgccgagtgtacacaatgagacactcggcgaacataaaacactcggcaaaaaggaggtttgccgagtgccaaaaatcaggcactcggcaaacaactcctcgacactcggcaaagaagacacactcggcaaatcagtaTCGCGTGCGCCGCACGTGCGTCGTGCACTAATAGGGTGGGACGGCCGttacacctttgccgagtgtttgccgtgtgacactcggcaaagtctggttcgccgagtgccagacgcATACACTCGGCACACtcaaaagttcgccgagtgcctcagccggacactcggcaaacgcaacactttgccgagtgccatcctagaggcactcggcaaacaactcctaAAATTCCTTCCAACAgcttccacactttttctactccccacgtaggacatttggttatacatattaaaatttggtctattttcgggtctgtttgggatttttaatgctttgtttggattaataggaattttttgattgaagtcaaattttaactacaagtacttgaaataatggattgaaatcagtgaaaaaatcatattcatattatggagaccaaattgaggtctcaaccagaaaatgaaaagaaattttgaacattgtttttaaaaaacacgaccacgaacctgtggttcaatggttgttaaattgtaaaaaaaccaaacgaaatctgaaaatcacaagatttgtcaagatgtcattatattatgtgtgtaggctgtggtaaaaaattgagaacgtttcgcccaatttctgacctatgatgcttagaaaccgactaatctcctggaaggattcatagaagttagaaaggagccaataagatttggtgttcaagtgacacttgaattaaggagtgccttcaaatctttttgtacaggcaacatacaacacatgttggttcatgtcaaattttggaaatttttcggatgtatttgatattttttattgattaaatgcaattatagatttttattagatataaatggaatttgagctataactgcatgaaataatggaataatttCGGTAGAAAACTAATTTAACAATTTTTTAGTGATTTTGACACGATTTTGAACAAGTATATTTGAAAAAGGCCACTAAAATACGTTATTTCAtgtaacgtttgccgagtgtacccataaaacactcggcaaaaatggtattttgccgagtgttttctatgtgcactcggcaaacaagttgCACGGGCCCACTTTCTTCGACCTcgcttgcaaaaaaaaaacccgaatttactttgccgagtgccctggatctgagcactcggcaaacactagtgctttgccgagtgcccgcgatctggcactcggcaaaggctttgccgagtgccagatcacgggcactcggcaaagattcgaAGTTATCTCCGGACTTAGCGTCTCGTCGATTCATTTTCGCACCTCTGTTGCCCCgtccgccggcccccgcgcccgaCGCGActcccgcctcgccggccgccaccgcctcgccggcgcccaccgccaccgtcccgccggccgccaccgccaccgccccgccggcgcccaccgccaccgccccgccggcgcccctaCCCGGGGCGAACCCGACCGGCCGCCCGTCTCCCCCGGCACCTGCGCTCCGTGCCGCCCGACcgccgacgccccggccccgcctccccgccaccggcgccgcccgacggtccgccgacgccccggccccggctccccgccaccggcgcgcccggcgccggctcccCGCCATcttgccccgccggccgcccacgccGGGCCCCCGGCTCCCCgtgcccggcggccgccccccgcgccccttgcccgggcccggcgccccttggccggcggccccggcccaccagccgccccagccgccccgtgcccgccggccccggcccaccggccgcccccgttccggccccggcgccccctgtCCCTGCGTCACGGCGTCCTTCACCCGgtaggtaattttttttttgaatttagaaAATCTGACTTAGATAGtaggttaaaattagaaataagatattagaaattagaaattgtagggctttagttgttgaaattaggaaattgtagagagctttagttgttgaaattagggaATTGTAGGGCTTTcgttgttgaaattaggaaattgtgggactttagttgttgaaattagaaaatgatggttGGCTTTGGAATTTAAGCTATAAGAATGTTTGTGGAAGTGAGCCATCGTGCCATTCCTTGCTCCGTACATAATATGAAGGAGTTGTTGACGATGacgctggagaggaggttcataagatgaaggagttagaattacttcagcggttacagttaggacaggacattgatgatgacGCTGAAACTTCAGAGCACGGGAATGATTTGTTTGACACGCGTGACAGTgacgatgagacttatgatccagctaatcccgatcatgacgattatttctaagacatgtatggatcgtaataatttatttattatttgtcataccatgttatttttgaaattatgttttatttatatatgtgctgattggtttactcttggcaaatgcaggtgattgaacaatggtgggcggtacgaggaagatcgcagcgctttacgaaaaattaaaagctgcaTCTTCCGGGTCAGGTACACGGTCAGACGCATTGAGAGGTCGAGGAaggcgtcgagggaggggtggaggcaggggtgacgCACCCGTGGAGGAAGCGGTGGGGGCACAGGTCTTGGCTAGAGGCAGGGGTCagggcaggggtcgaggaaagggtaaaggggtgagggCCCCGTCACCTgtgccttcgtcgtcgtcgtcgtcgtcggaggaggaggtaccctccgcgcacgcctctagtgacgaggcggaggtacaggaggggcaggagcaggagagggaggagggggaggaggcaggggaggagggaggggaggagcagtccaagatttggttgcgaggtccctcgtccctcccgaggcgaccTATCCCTCTTCATTTACGCCCCCTGATTCAACCCGCTGGGGCAAAGTAAGTTTCTTCACATATTCTctgtacttttgatatgttcaaactcacatattaatcacttgtgcaggagttggactaagctcagtgggggtgcccacaaccgcaaggtcaacggcatcgtcggtcttttgtgtaggctacacttccccggtctagtggtcttcgccggacaggaggagccggcctacacgtgggaccactacgtcgctgccGCCGACGTCGGTGGTCGTGACCACATGCAGTTTGCGAACAAGgtggagcgggtgaaggccgagctgtgggtaagtcttcgcagcactacattgcttaatacattcttgatataataattgtatgcttgccgtctatacgcaggacttttatagatgTCAGGAGGGcttcgaggctagggcggcctccgTGATTGAACAAGCCGCTAAGAAGCTtgttaaggacatgcactacgaggcgcgcgttcaggccatcatcgacttttatgctgaatacaaaaggatgaggatcaaaaaagaagaggccaggacaatgaacctgaccaaggaagaattcatggcggtaCGTACATAAAGACTATATTTACTATTTgagagattaattacgcttaattccgttatttatatgtcacacacttcatataggtgcctccgtggtggtgccgatccttTACCCGGTGCTAGGAaaaaatggtggacgtgtggttgcagcctgggtggttggagaaccacaatgcctgccgggagcggcgtctgcagatgccatatgcatcacaccatcaaggcagcctgagccttgatgagtacaaggaaaaatgggtacgtgaattcatttctgttttctcagacataatactgcatattttgtaatcattt harbors:
- the LOC140221798 gene encoding protein FAR1-RELATED SEQUENCE 5-like; the encoded protein is MDHLKPVVGMMFDTLKDVEKFYKSYAHEAGFSVRVGQHKKQNEEILIKRYYCSREGYRKENIKNVIDESGKKRNTHNVMETRCGCEAHIVLKLGSDKKYRIASIVEEHSHGFVSPDKRHLLRSNRNVSERAKSTLFNCHKASIGTSQAYRLLHVIEGGFQNVGCTLRDLQNYYHDLRPKSRMQMHKYLRHNLSKRRK